Genomic segment of Streptomyces sp. NA02950:
ACGATCTCCCACCAGCGGCCCTGGTGCGGAGTGTCCGGGGTGCCCTCGTAGAGCACCTCCGTGGCGCCGTTCGAGAGCGGGCCGTAGACGATGTACGAGTGACCGGTGACCCAGCCGACGTCCGCGGTGCACCAGAAGACGTCCGACTCCGGCTTGAGGTCGAAGACGGCGTGGTGGGTGTAGGAGACCTGGGTGAGATAGCCGCCGGTGGTGTGCAGGATGCCCTTCGGCTTACCGGTCGTGCCCGAGGTGTAGAGGATGAACAGCGGGTGCTCGGCGTCGAACGCCTCGGGCGTGTGCTGCTCCGGCTGGCGGTCGACGATCTCGTGCCACCACACATCGCGGCCCTCGCTCCAGGCCACGTCCTCCTGGCCGGTGCGCCGGACCACCAGCACGCTGCGCACGTTTTCCGTGCCGGGGCGGGTCAGGGCCTCGTCGACGGCGGGCTTGAGCGCGGACGGTTTGCCGCGGCGGTAGCCGCCGTCGGCGGTGATGATGACGCGGGCGTCGGCGTCCTGGATGCGGGTGGCGAGAGCGTCGGCCGAGAAGCCGCCGAAGACCACGGAGTGCGGGGCGCCGATACGGGCGCACGCCAGCATCGCGACCACGGTCTCCGGAATCATCGGCATGTAGATGGCGACCCGGTCGCCCGCCTGGACCCCCAACTCGGTGAGGGCGTGCGCCGCTTGGGAGACCTCGCGCTGCAGGTCGGCGTAGGTCAGGGAGCGGGTGTCGCCGGGCTCCCCCTCGAAGTGGAGCGCGACGCGGTCGCCCAGACCGTTCTCGACATGACGGTCGACGCAGTTGTACGCGACATTGATCTTGCCGTCGGCGAACCACTTCGCGAACGGCGGATTGGACCAGTCGAGTGTCTCGTTCGGCTCGGTCGCCCAGGTCAGCCGACGGGCCTGCTCGGCCCAGAAGCCCAGGCGGTCCGCCTTTGCCCGCTCATACGCCTCAGCAGTGACATTGGCGCCGGCGGCCAGCTCGGCGGGCGGCGCGAAGCGACGCTCCTCCCGAAGAAGGTTGGCCAGGCTTTCGTTGCTCACGACATCTCCCATTCCCAGGGTGTCCGTTGTGTCCCAGGCCATAGCTCATCAGCCCGCGGCACACCCTGACAAGGGCTGTTGACGAAAATTGGTTTAGACCTATAGTGCGCGTTGTTGATCACCCCACTCCCAGGGTCTCCGGGACGGCATCGATGTGGGGCCCGTCCGTGTTCGCACGCACACAGGTGGTGGGCATCGGCGCACCGTCGCCCGGCCGGACGGCCAGGAACCGGCCCGAACCGGCGTCCAGGACATACGCCTGGGCCTCTGCCACATGGAAGTACATCCCGTGCAGGGTCAGCTCGCCCTCGGCCGCCCGCCGGGCGACACAGGGATGCGCCCGGAGATGGTCGAGCTGCTGCACCACATTGATCAGCGCCAGCCGCTCCACATCGTCGGCCACCGGCCGATCGGACAGAGCGACTTCGCCGCGGCCCAGCCGCCCGATCCGCTCCAACCGGGCCAGCCCGGGACGGCCATGCCGCAGCCAGCGCACCAGCGGAGTCTGCCCATCGGCACCCTCGACCTGGGCCCCGGCCCGGGGCGGGGCTGAGCGTTCGGTCGAGGCCGAGCTGTCGGGCAGGGCTGCGCCTTCGGGCAGGGCTGCGCCTTCGGGCAGGGCTGCGCCTTCGGGTGGGCCAGTCGGCTGGGGCGCATTGGTGGGCTGGGGTGGACCACTGTGCTGAGGCACGTCGGCCGCTCCGGGCGGTTCGGCGGCCTCGGGTGGGGCAGTGGCTCCGGGAGGGCCGGTGACTTCGGGCGGGTCCGTGGCCTCCGGCGCGTCCGGCACCGGCGACGGCCGGTCCGGGACCGACGAGCCGAGCAGGGCCTGCATCGCCCCGCATCCGGAGTGACCGCACACCGTGATGCTGCCGACCTTCAGTACCTCCACCGCGTACTCGATCGCCGCGCCCACCGAGTCGCAGGAATCATCGGTGCCCGGTGGCGGCACCAGATTGCCCACATTGCGCACGGTGAACAGATCGCCGGGTCCACTGGAAGTGATCATGCTGGTCACCAGGCGCGAGTCCGCGCAGGTGAGGAAGAGCTGCCCGGGCCGCTGCCCCTCTCGCGCCAACCGGGCCAGCTCCTCGCGCACCAGCGGTGCGGTGTTGCGCTGAAACGCGCTCACCCCGCCGAGCAGTTGGCCGCCGCTGTGTCTGCCGCCAGGCCCCTCCGTCGAGCCGGTGTGGGTGCACCGGTGGTGGCGCCACGGCGTCCATGGTCGGCAGCCCTGGGCGCCGGACGGCTCCGCGGTCGGCCGCCCCACCCGGCCATCCCGGCTGGTCCGGTCATTCCGGCCGATCTGTCCATCATGGCTGGCCCATCCGTCACAGGCGGTCGCGTCGTGGGCGGTCGCGTCGTGGACGGTGGCCCCGCCGCCGCGTACCCGGCGCAGTGGCACCTCGGAGAGCAGCACGGCGACGCCCCCGGCGACGGCGGCGGCCATCAGCCCGGCCTCGAGCGGGGCTCCGGCGACCAGTGCGATACCCAGGGAGAGAGGGGCGGCGATCAGGAAGACAGCGATCGAGGCGGAGAGAGCCGTGCGGCGTCGAGCCCCCTCGAACCGGTTCAAGACTTTCACCATTCCCGTCCTCTCCAGGGCTTCGCGGTCGCGGATACAACGCGGTCGCGGCAGGCGGCCTGCCCCGCCGCCGACTCCCAAGCGTTGGTAAATGAATGGTAATTCTGAGTAAAGTCCGCGGGAGGTATTTCGAGGCGAACTGTGATGATATTCCATCTATCAGGTGAATAGTCATTTGAAATGCCTTGTCATGCTCTGTCTTCTCCTCGGTCCGTGCGAGGTTGGCTCCCATCCGGCCGGAGCTCCCGAGGCAAGGGAGACAAGAGGGACGAGGTGGCGGTATGAGGGTCAGGAGAAACGTCACTGCATGGCTCGCCGTCATGGCGGCGCTGGCGGCGCTGGCCAACTGCTCGCGAGACTCCGGTGACGGGCACAACGCCGCCGGCAGCGGAGGTTCGCACGACAGGGAACGTCCGCAGAAGGGTCCCGCCGTACCGAAGAACCCGAACCACGCCGGGAAGGCGTTCCGGCTGCTCGGCGACGGCTCGACCGCCTACACCGGCCCGCAGCCCCATCAGTTCAGGACCGACACGCTCGAACCCGGCAAGAAGCCACCGCAGTTCGTCGTGTTCTCGTGGGACGGCGCCGGCCAGGACGAGCAGAAGCTGTTCTCCCACTTCCGCGAGGTCGGCAAGCAGTACGGCGCGACGATGACGTACTTCCTCAGCGGCGTCTACATGCTGCCCACCGAAAGGCGGGACCTCTACGATCCGCCGAGGCATCCGCGCGGCACCTCGGCCATCGGCTTCAACGACGTCAAGGGCGTCCGGGACACCGTGGAACAGCTCCGAGGCGCCTGGCTCGACGGCAATGAGATCGGCACCCACTTCAACGGCCACTTCTGCGGTTCCGGCGACGGCGTCGGCAGCTGGACGCCGAGCGAGTGGATGAGCGAGATTCGGCAGGCCGAGTCGTTCGTGAAGAACTGGAAGACCAACACCGGCCTTGAGGACGAGGAACCGCTGCCCTTCGACTACGGCAAGGAGCTCGTCGGCGGCCGTGCCCCGTGCCTGGAGGGGCAGAAGAACCTCCTGCGAGCGGCGAAGAAGATGGGCTGGCGCTACGACGCGAGCTCCGTCGGCGGTCTCCAGGTATGGCCTCGCAAGATCGACGGCATCTGGGACTTCCCGCTCCAGCAGATCCCGGTGCCGGGCCGCTCGTTCGAGACCCTCTCGATGGACTACAACTTCCTGGCCAATCAGTCGGGTTCATCGACCAACGGGAAGAAGTCGAAGCGCGCCGCATGGGGCCGCCAGATGCGCGACGGCCTGCTCGCCGCCTTCGACCGGGCGTACGAGGGCAACCGCGCACCGCTCTTCGTCGGCAACCACTTCGAGTCCTGGAACGGCGGAACCTATATGCGCGCCGTCGAGGAGGTCATCAAGGAGGTCTGCCCGCGCAAGGGCGTCTACTGCGTGTCGTTCAAACAACTGGCCGACTGGCTGGACGCGCAGAACCCCCTTGTCCTCGAGAAACTGCGGTCGGTGGACGTCGGACAGCGACCGGAGGGCGGCTGGAAGCGCTACCTCGCCGCCGAGCCGACCTTCCCGCGCTCCGCCGCCCCGGCCGAACGGGAGCGGGACGGCGATCACGGACGGGACGGCGATCACGGGCAGAAGGGCAATCACGGACGGAAGGGCGGTCACGACCAGGAGGACGAGCCCAGGCGGCAGGACGAGCCCGGGCGGGAGGACGGCTCGCGTCGGGAGGACGGCTCGCGTCGGGAAAACGGCCCTCGCAAGGAGGACCATCCCGGCCGGGAGAACGGCTACGGGCGCGAACGGGAGGACGCGGAGCGGGAGTACGGCTCCGGACGCGAGCTCGACGCGGACCGGGAGCGGTCCGGCCGGGAGGACGACTCCGAGCGGAGCATTGTCCCCGACCGGGAGCGGATGTCCGGGCGCGATGAGGAACCCGAGCGCTACCGGGAGTCCGGCCGGAACGAAGAGCCGGAAGGCTACCGGGAGTCCGAGCGCTACGGGGGTTCCCGTAGCGACCAGGACTCGGGCGACGGCGGAGACCGGACGTCAGAAGAGGACGAATCGGCTAGGCGGGAGCGGGACTAGTCGCCGCCGCGCCCCTCGCGAACTCATCCAGCGCGAAGGCGGGGTCCACCTGGGCGGCCAGGTCGGCCCCCGTCTTCGCGTTGCCCCAACTCTGCGCGTTCTTCAGGTGGAAGTGGACCATCTGGCGGGTGTAGCGCTGCCAGTCGCGTCGCTCGTAGGAGGCGTCCACCGCCGTGTGCAGGGCCCGCAGAGCCTCGCGGTTCGGCTCCTCCAGCTCCTCGAACCGGGGCGGGCGGCCCTTCTCCATCGCCCGGACCCAGTCGGAGTGGCCGAGGGTGACCAGCAGGTCATCGCCCACCTCCGCGCGCAGGAAGTCGAGGTCGTCGGGGCCTTGGACCTTGTTGCCCACCACGCGCAGCGCCACGTCGAAGTCGCGGGCGTACTCCTTGTACTGGCGGTAGACGGCGATCCCCTTACGGGTGGGCTCGGCGACCAGGAATGTCATGTCGAAGCGGGTGAAGAGCCCGGAGGCGAACGAGTCGCTGCCCGCCGTCATGTCGACGACGACGAACTCCCCCCGTCCGTCGACGAGATGGTTGAGACACAGCTCGACCGCGCCCACCTTGGAGTGGTAGCAGGCGACACCGAGGTCGGACTCGGTGAAGGGGCCGGTCGCCATCAGCCGCACCTCGCCGTCGCCGAGCCGGACGGTCCGGGCACATGCCTCGTAGACGGGGTTGTCCTCACCGATCCGCAGCAGCCGTGATCCCTCACCCGGCGGTGTCGTCTTGATCATGGTGTCGGCGGATGCGATCCGGGGGTTCTCACCGCGCAAGTAGTCCTTGATCAGCGGAAGATGGGCGCCCATGGCGGGCAGCGCGGCGGCCTCCGTCTCGTCGAGGCCGAGCGCCGTCCCCAGGTGCTGGTTGATGTCGGCGTCAACGGCGACGACGGGGGCGCGGGTGGCGGCGAGATGGCGGATGAACAGCGACGACAGCGTTGTCTTCCCGCTGCCACCCTTGCCTACGAAAGCGATCTTCATGTTCACCTAGCGTAGGTGAGTGATCCTTCTCGATGAGGGATTTACGTGAAGAAGACCACTCCAACGAGGGGCGCCCGGGAGCGGGTGCGTAGGGTCGTACTCATGAGTACGACAGATCCGCTCGCCGCCCTGGCCGCCCTGCCCGGTGTGGCCGAGTCCGTGGACGCCGTACGTACGGCTGTGGACCGGGTCTACGGCCATCGTGTGATGCGCCGCCGCAGCAATGAGGTCACCTCCGAGGCCGCACTGCGCGGAGCGCGTGGCTCCGCCGCGCTGGCAGGAGCCGACTGGGCGCTGGAAGAGGTGCGCCGCCGCACCGACTTCGGGGCCGCGGGTGAACCGCATCTGGTGGGCGCTGCGCTGCGGCTGACCGCCGAGGCGGGACAGCTGCTGAGCGTGTGGCGTCAGTCGCCGCTGCGGGTGCTGGCCCGGCTGCATCTGGTCGCGGCCGGGGGGACCGGGGTGGACGACGCCGTGGGGCGGCCCCGCCAGGCGGGCGAGCGGGTGGACGAGGCGCTGATCGGTCCGGAGCCGCCGGGCGCGGACGAGGTGGCGGGGCGGCTCGACGGACTGGCGCGGCTGCTGCTCGCGGGGACCGAGGCCCCCGCGCTGGTGACGGCGGCCGTGGTGCACGGCGAACTGCTCGCACTGCGGCCCTTTGTCTCCTGCAACGGCCTGGTGGCGCGTGCGGCCGAGCGGATCGTGCTGGTCGGCAGCGGGCTGGACCCGAAGTCGATCTGTCCCGCGGAGGTGGGGCACGCCGAGCAGGGGGCCGCGAGGTATGTGGCGGCGCTGGAGGGCTATGTGTCCGGGACACCGGAGGGGATGGCGGCCTGGATCGCGCACTGCGGGCGGGCGGTTGAGCTCGGGGTGCGGGAGAGCACGGCGGTGTGCGAGGCCTTGCAGCGCGGGGCGGCCTGATTCCCGGACGCGGTCCGAAGGGCCTGGGGCGGGCCGGAGTTGGGTCCGGACACAGAGTTGCGGCGGCACCACGGGGGTACCGCCGCTGGCACGTCCGTCGGGTTACCATGCGTGCACAGATATTCGCCCATCAGGCCGGGATCTTTGCCCGTTACCTGGTGCGGCTGGCCCGTAATCGACGGGTCGGCGTCGCGTGGGTGCCCGACATTCGTGCTCGGTCCGTGGGGCCTTGGTGCGTCTGGGGGTTTCCTCCCGGATCCCCTGGTCTCGCGGGCCGTCAAGTCCTTTCTACTCCTGCGAGTGGCCAAGTGGAACCCCCCACCGCAGATCTTTGCTATTGCCCTCAAATCCGGGCATACAGCGCGCGGCGTCGGTTGGCGTACCAGACCAGACCCGCGGTGGCGGCGGCCGCGCCCACCGCGGCGGCCACGGCCAGCACCGGACGCGGCGGCATGGAGAGCGAGGGGAGTCGCTGCTTCAGGCGGACCGGCCGGTTGAAGGAGAGCACCGGCCAGCCGCGGGTGGCCGCCTCGCGGCGCAGGGCACGGTCCGGGTTCACCGCGTGGGGGTGGCCGACCGACTCCAGCATCGGCAGATCGGTGGCCGAATCGCTGTAGGCGTAGCAGCGCGAGAGGTCGTATCCCTCGGACTCGGCGAGCTCGGCGATCGCCTCCGCCTTGGTGGGGCCGTAGGCGTAGTACTCCACCTCGCCGGTGAACACCCCGTCCTCGACGACCATGCGGGTGGCCACCACGCGATCCGCTCCGAGCAGCTCGCCGATCGGCTCCACGACTTCGGCCCCCGAGGTGCTGACGATCACCACATCGCGTCCGGCGGTGTGATGTGCCTCGATGAGCGAGGCGGCCTCGTCGTAGATGATGGGGTCGATCAGATCGTGCAGGGTCTCCGCGACGATCTCCTTCACCTGCTGGACATTCCATCCGCGGCACAGCGCCGAGAGGTACTCGCGCATCCGCTCCATCTGCTCGTGATCGGCGCCGCCGGCGAGGAAGACGAACTGCGCATAGGCGGTGCGCAGTACGCCGCGGCGGTTGATCAGGCCACCCTGGTAGAAGGACTTGCTGAAGGTGAGTGTGCTTGACTTCGCAATGACCGTCTTGTCCAGGTCAAAGAAGGCGGCTGTCCGAGGCAAGGAGTGGTTTTCCACGACGCTGAGCATAGGGCCCACCATTCGGCGTAAGCTGAGGCGCGTGGGTTTGCCTGAGAAGGCTCTCGGGTACACCATGGAAGTCACGGATCGTTCGCGACCGTGCTAACCCGGCCCGACTCCTCCCCCCCCCGAGTCGGCCGTGGGGACGACCCCCGCTCTCCCCCCCGGCGGGGGTCGTCGCATGTCCGGACGCTTTTTCGGTGGTCTCACCGGATCGTGGCCCCCTTCCGCGGGTCCTGGCTGCTCTTCCTCCCCACCAGCCTGAACGGTGACCGTACGTAATCGCTAGGCTGCTCTCCGGAAGTCACTGGTTTAGGTGACTGGGATATTCACAACTGATGAGTTCTCCACAGTTTTGGACCAAGATCCCCAAGATTTTCTGGATCGCCGCATCGTGATTCTCCGAGTAGTTCGCGCTCGCCGTTAGCGGGAGTGAGAGCGCGTAACGATTTATGGGGAGGGGATCATGGCTGCATCCATCACACCGGAACGACCGGCGGCGGCCGAAGAACAGCGGAGCGGACCGCTGATCGTCACCGAGGACGAGGAACTTCTCGACGATCTGCTGCGGTTGTGCGCGGCGGCCGGAGCCGAGCCGGAAGTGGCGCATGGGACGCCCACGCGCAGAGGCAGTTGGGAGGGCGCGCCGCTGGTCCTCGTCGGCGACGACTCCGCCGCCCGGCTGTGCGGCCGCGCCCGCCGGGAAGGGGTTCTGCTCATCGGGCGCGACCTCGACGACCACGGCATCTGGCGGAGGGCCGTCGATCTCGGCGCGGACCACGTCGCGTTTCTGCCCGATGCCGAGACATGGCTGGTGGACCGGATCGCCGATGTCGCCGAGGGAGTGGGGCGGCAGGCCCTGACCGTCGGGGTCATCGGCGGGCGCGGTGGCGCGGGTGCCTCCACCCTCGCCTGCGCCCTGGCCGTCACCGCCGCGCGCGCCGGCCGGCGCACCATGCTCATCGACGGCGATCCGCTGGGCGGCGGTCTCGATGTGCTGCTCGGCGGTGAGGCCGCGGACGGGCTGCGATGGCCCGCCTTCGCCGAATCGAGGGGCCGGGTCGCCGGAAGCGCGCTGGAGGAGTCGCTGCCCGAGCTGCATTCCCTGCGGGTGCTCAGCTGGGACCGCGGGGACGCGGTTGTCATTCCCGACTCCGCGATGCGCGCCGTGCTGGCCGCGGCCCGGCGGCGGGGCGGAGTTGTGGTGGTGGACCTGCCCCGCAGGATCGACGACGCCACGGCCGAGGCCCTGGCCCAGATCGATCTCGGGCTGCTGGTCGTCCCCGCGGAGCTGCGCGCCGTGGCCGCCGCCCACCGGGTGGCGTCCACGGTGGGGATGGTGCTGCGCGATCTGCGCGCGGTGGTGCGGGGGCCGTGTGGACCCGAGCTCGACGACGAGGAGATCGCGGGCTTGCTCGGGCTGCCGCTTGCCGGCCAACTGCCGCCGGAGCCGGACCTGTCGGCCGCCCTGGACAGCGGGGAGCCCCCGGGGAGCAGTGCGCGCGGACCGCTCAGCCGGTTCTGCACCGAGTTCTGGGCGCGCGCCCTGGCCGGTGAAGGGGGTGTGCCCGTATGAGCGCCGCACCGGCAGAGCTGTTGGACGCGGTACGGCTGCGGCTCGCCGAAAGCGGAGCCGAGCCCACGCCCGCCCGGGTGGCGGCGGCCCTCCGGGAGGAGGGACGGCTGCTCGGCGACACCGAAGTGCTCGGGGTGGTCGCGGCCCTGCGATCCGAACTGGTCGGCACCGGCCCCCTGGAGCCGCTGCTCGCCGCGCCCGATGTCACGGACGTCCTGGTCACCGCCCCCGACGAGGTGTGGGTGGACCGGGGTTCGGGGCTGGAGCGCACCGCCGTGACCTTCGCCGACGCGGCCGCCGTGCGCAGGCTCGCCCAGCGGCTCGCCGCGGTGGCCGGGCGGCGGCTGGACGACGCCCGGCCATGGGTGGACGCCCGGCTGCCCGACGGGACGCGGCTGCACGCCGTGCTTCCGCCGGTGGCCGTCGGCTCCACCTGTCTGTCACTGCGGGTGGTGCGCCCGCGGGCGTTCTCCCTCGATGAGCTGGTGGCGGCCCGGACGGTGCCGCCTGGCGGTGCGGATCTGCTGCGGGCGATGCTGGACGCCCGGCTGTCGTTCCTGGTCAGCGGCGGTACCGGCTCGGGTAAGACCACTTTGCTCACCACCCTGCTGGGGCTGGTCGCACCGGATGAGCGGATCGTTCTCGCCGAGGATTCGGCCGAGCTGAGGCCCGACCATCCGCATGTGGTCCGGCTGGAGACCCGCCCCGCCAACCAGGAGGGCCGCGGCCAGGTCACCCTGCGGGATCTGGTGCGCCAGGCCCTGCGGATGCGTCCGGACCGGCTGGTGGTCGGGGAGGTGAGGGGCCCCGAGGTGACCGATCTCCTCGGCGCGCTGAACACGGGCCACGAAGGCGGTTGCGGCACCGTCCACGCCAATACCGCCGGGGACGTTCCGGCCCGGCTGGAGGCGCTCGGCTCGACCGCGGGCCTCGACCGCGCCGCCCTCCACAGCCAGCTGGCCGCCGCCCTGTCGGTCGTGGTCCATCTGGTGCGGGACCGCGGCGGGCGGCGCAGGATCGCCGAGCTGCATGTGCTCGACCGGGACCGGGCGGGCTACGTCACCACCGTTCCCGCGGCCCTGTGGGGCCCGCACGGCTTCGAACGGGCCGAGGGCTGGCAGCGGCTCCGGAGCCTCTGCGAACGGGCCGGAGGTGCCGTATGACGGGCGCGGGAGCGGATCGCGGAGCGATGGCGCTGTGCGCCGCGGTGCTATGCGCGGGAGCGGCCGTGTGGCTGGTCGCCAAGCGGGACCGGGAGCTGCGCCGCGCCAGGCTGCTGTTCGCGGGCGGCGGCCCCGTCGCATCGGCGGCATCCACCGCACCGGGCGCACCGGACCCGGTACGGAGGCTGACGGAGGCGGCCGCCGGGGTGCGGGAGCGATGGCGCGTCCGGTACGGCGGGCGGATGGGCCGTGAGCTGTTCTGCCTCCCGGCCGGGGTCGTGGTCGCCCTGTTGGGCGCGTCGGTCCTGCCGCTGCTCCTCGCGGTGGTGGCCGTGCCGGTCGTGGGCCGGTGGCTGCGGCGCCGGGAGCGCGGGCGGGTCCGCGAGCTGCGCGCCGCCGGGGTCATCGAGCTGTGTTCGGCGGTGGCGGGGGAGCTGCGCGCCGGGCGGCAGCCGGGCGAAGCACTGCTCGCCGTGTCCGCGAAAGACCTCGGGGAGCGGTGGGGGCTGGTGGCGGCCGCCGCCCGGTTCGGTGGTGATGTGCCCGAAGCGCTGCGCAGAGCGGCCCGGACGCCGGGAGCCGAGGGGCTGACCGGGGTGGCCGCCTGCTGGCAGGTGGCGGTCGACGAGGGCGCGGGGCTCGCGGCCGGGCTCGACCGGGTGGCCGTGGCGCTCCGCGCCGAGCGCGACCAGCGGGACGATCTGCGCGCCAAGCTGGCGGGGCCCAGGGCCACCGCGATGGCCCTGGCCGGGCTCCCCCTCGTCGGACTGGTCCTGGGCAGCGCGCTGGGTGCCGACCCCTTGCATGTACTGCTGCACACTCCGGCCGGTCTCGGCTGTCTGGTGCTGGGCGGGCTGCTGGAGTGGGCCGGACTGTTCTGGACCGGTCGGCTGGTGCGGTCGGCGCTCGTCTCCTCCGGGGCCGTGGCCGATGAGCGCTGACGTTGCCCACAGGCTGGGGATCGTGCTGCCCGCCGCGGCGGCCGTCCTGTGCACGGTCATGGCCGCGCTCGAGTTCCGCCGGGAGAGGGCCGTCCGGCGTCGGCTGGCGGCTCTGCTGCCGGGCGTCGAGGGCGGACCGCCGAAGCGGCCCCGCCCGTGGCGGCGATGGCGCACCGCGGCCGGTGAAGGCGCGGCCCTGGCCCGGACGGCCTCCCTCGGCGCGCTGCTGGCCGGTCCGGTCGTGGTCGAGGGTCCGGCGGGGTGGGTGCTGGGGTTCGCCGCCGCCTATGGCGTCCGGCGCTGGCAGCGGCGCCGCCAGGCCCTCGGTGGCCCATCCGGCCGTGACCGCCGCATCGAGGCCGCCGCGGCACGGCAGATTCCCCTGGCGGCCGATCTGCTGACCGCCTGCCTGGCGGCCGGCGCGGGGCCGCGCAGGGCGGCGGAGGCGGTGGGCGCGTCGTTGGGCGGCCCCGTCGGTGAGCGGCTGGCCCGCACCGCGGCGGAGCTCCGGCTGGGAGGTGAACCGGCCGATGTCTGGGGGCGGATGGGTGCTCTGTCCGGAGCGCGAGGACTGGCCCGCGCCTTGGAGCGCGCTGGGACGACCGGCGCACCGGCGGTGGAGCCGGTCTCCCGGGTGGCCGCCGAATGCCGCGCCCAACAGACCCGGGAGGCGGTGAAACGGGCCGACCGCACCGCTGTGCGGGCCACCGCTCCCCTCACGGTGTGCTTCCTGCCCGCGTATCTGCTGGTCGGCCTGGCTCCGGTGATGGTCGGCCTGGCCGGCGGGCTGATGGGCCGCGGTTGAGCACGGTCCCGGATTCGCCGTGGAGCACCGGGAGGCGAACAACGGGCGAGATGAGCCGACGGCGATCACAAGCACGACCCGACGACCGCAGACGACGGTCACAACAACAATCACGGAAACGATCACAAGGGGGACGGACATGGTGAAGCAGTGGTGGACACGGCGGTATGTGGCGATGTTCGCCAG
This window contains:
- a CDS encoding HAD family phosphatase, translated to MLSVVENHSLPRTAAFFDLDKTVIAKSSTLTFSKSFYQGGLINRRGVLRTAYAQFVFLAGGADHEQMERMREYLSALCRGWNVQQVKEIVAETLHDLIDPIIYDEAASLIEAHHTAGRDVVIVSTSGAEVVEPIGELLGADRVVATRMVVEDGVFTGEVEYYAYGPTKAEAIAELAESEGYDLSRCYAYSDSATDLPMLESVGHPHAVNPDRALRREAATRGWPVLSFNRPVRLKQRLPSLSMPPRPVLAVAAAVGAAAATAGLVWYANRRRALYARI
- a CDS encoding ATP-binding protein translates to MKIAFVGKGGSGKTTLSSLFIRHLAATRAPVVAVDADINQHLGTALGLDETEAAALPAMGAHLPLIKDYLRGENPRIASADTMIKTTPPGEGSRLLRIGEDNPVYEACARTVRLGDGEVRLMATGPFTESDLGVACYHSKVGAVELCLNHLVDGRGEFVVVDMTAGSDSFASGLFTRFDMTFLVAEPTRKGIAVYRQYKEYARDFDVALRVVGNKVQGPDDLDFLRAEVGDDLLVTLGHSDWVRAMEKGRPPRFEELEEPNREALRALHTAVDASYERRDWQRYTRQMVHFHLKNAQSWGNAKTGADLAAQVDPAFALDEFARGAAATSPAPA
- a CDS encoding type II secretion system F family protein, yielding MTGAGADRGAMALCAAVLCAGAAVWLVAKRDRELRRARLLFAGGGPVASAASTAPGAPDPVRRLTEAAAGVRERWRVRYGGRMGRELFCLPAGVVVALLGASVLPLLLAVVAVPVVGRWLRRRERGRVRELRAAGVIELCSAVAGELRAGRQPGEALLAVSAKDLGERWGLVAAAARFGGDVPEALRRAARTPGAEGLTGVAACWQVAVDEGAGLAAGLDRVAVALRAERDQRDDLRAKLAGPRATAMALAGLPLVGLVLGSALGADPLHVLLHTPAGLGCLVLGGLLEWAGLFWTGRLVRSALVSSGAVADER
- a CDS encoding oxidoreductase, which encodes MSTTDPLAALAALPGVAESVDAVRTAVDRVYGHRVMRRRSNEVTSEAALRGARGSAALAGADWALEEVRRRTDFGAAGEPHLVGAALRLTAEAGQLLSVWRQSPLRVLARLHLVAAGGTGVDDAVGRPRQAGERVDEALIGPEPPGADEVAGRLDGLARLLLAGTEAPALVTAAVVHGELLALRPFVSCNGLVARAAERIVLVGSGLDPKSICPAEVGHAEQGAARYVAALEGYVSGTPEGMAAWIAHCGRAVELGVRESTAVCEALQRGAA
- a CDS encoding TadA family conjugal transfer-associated ATPase, whose amino-acid sequence is MSAAPAELLDAVRLRLAESGAEPTPARVAAALREEGRLLGDTEVLGVVAALRSELVGTGPLEPLLAAPDVTDVLVTAPDEVWVDRGSGLERTAVTFADAAAVRRLAQRLAAVAGRRLDDARPWVDARLPDGTRLHAVLPPVAVGSTCLSLRVVRPRAFSLDELVAARTVPPGGADLLRAMLDARLSFLVSGGTGSGKTTLLTTLLGLVAPDERIVLAEDSAELRPDHPHVVRLETRPANQEGRGQVTLRDLVRQALRMRPDRLVVGEVRGPEVTDLLGALNTGHEGGCGTVHANTAGDVPARLEALGSTAGLDRAALHSQLAAALSVVVHLVRDRGGRRRIAELHVLDRDRAGYVTTVPAALWGPHGFERAEGWQRLRSLCERAGGAV
- the acs gene encoding acetate--CoA ligase, whose product is MSNESLANLLREERRFAPPAELAAGANVTAEAYERAKADRLGFWAEQARRLTWATEPNETLDWSNPPFAKWFADGKINVAYNCVDRHVENGLGDRVALHFEGEPGDTRSLTYADLQREVSQAAHALTELGVQAGDRVAIYMPMIPETVVAMLACARIGAPHSVVFGGFSADALATRIQDADARVIITADGGYRRGKPSALKPAVDEALTRPGTENVRSVLVVRRTGQEDVAWSEGRDVWWHEIVDRQPEQHTPEAFDAEHPLFILYTSGTTGKPKGILHTTGGYLTQVSYTHHAVFDLKPESDVFWCTADVGWVTGHSYIVYGPLSNGATEVLYEGTPDTPHQGRWWEIVQKYGVTILYTAPTAIRACMKWGDDIPAKFDLSSLRILGSVGEPINPEAWIWYRKNIGADRTPVVDTWWQTETGGIMITPLPGVTATKPGSAQVPLPGIAATVVDDEANEVPKGAGGYLVLTEPWPSMLRTIWGDDQRYLDTYWSRFESRYFAGDGAKRDDDGDIWLLGRVDDVMLVSGHNISTTEVESALVSHPKVAEAAVVGATDPQTTQAICAFVILRGGAAEEEGLVEELRAHVAKQLGPIAKPKRILPVAELPKTRSGKIMRRLLRDVAENRALGDVTTLTDSSVMELIQSKLPSAPSED
- a CDS encoding type II secretion system F family protein; amino-acid sequence: MSADVAHRLGIVLPAAAAVLCTVMAALEFRRERAVRRRLAALLPGVEGGPPKRPRPWRRWRTAAGEGAALARTASLGALLAGPVVVEGPAGWVLGFAAAYGVRRWQRRRQALGGPSGRDRRIEAAAARQIPLAADLLTACLAAGAGPRRAAEAVGASLGGPVGERLARTAAELRLGGEPADVWGRMGALSGARGLARALERAGTTGAPAVEPVSRVAAECRAQQTREAVKRADRTAVRATAPLTVCFLPAYLLVGLAPVMVGLAGGLMGRG
- the ssd gene encoding septum site-determining protein Ssd translates to MAASITPERPAAAEEQRSGPLIVTEDEELLDDLLRLCAAAGAEPEVAHGTPTRRGSWEGAPLVLVGDDSAARLCGRARREGVLLIGRDLDDHGIWRRAVDLGADHVAFLPDAETWLVDRIADVAEGVGRQALTVGVIGGRGGAGASTLACALAVTAARAGRRTMLIDGDPLGGGLDVLLGGEAADGLRWPAFAESRGRVAGSALEESLPELHSLRVLSWDRGDAVVIPDSAMRAVLAAARRRGGVVVVDLPRRIDDATAEALAQIDLGLLVVPAELRAVAAAHRVASTVGMVLRDLRAVVRGPCGPELDDEEIAGLLGLPLAGQLPPEPDLSAALDSGEPPGSSARGPLSRFCTEFWARALAGEGGVPV